The proteins below come from a single Xyrauchen texanus isolate HMW12.3.18 chromosome 1, RBS_HiC_50CHRs, whole genome shotgun sequence genomic window:
- the LOC127643174 gene encoding uncharacterized protein LOC127643174 isoform X1: MAAAVLDKIARKCQQIERAQSQGNCGERELRAIDDCLRNAQRILYLLPLETYEELNRNLDEIRTMSTHLRSEGTTAFSVSQRSSGSRGRPAIQITRDQIEFLMKQGHTVKRMARMLGCSSSFLYKRSKLLGVSIRSRMSGVDDEELENVVRRLQCQYPNTGNEMMRALLVAEGLRVSRHRVREMLVRINPAAAARRWSSTVARRVYHVPCPNSLWHIDGNMRLIRWGFVIHGAIDGHSRLITYLNCNTNNCASTVLSQFIQATCLYGLPSRVRSDHGGENIQVALFMNLVQGLQRRSHITGESVHNQRIERLHLHLHLCIWQTLLSKATYSALVTGTITPEQPGVKCLAQGPNSGILVVLGLEPPTFWSVTLSLNH, encoded by the exons ATGGCGGCAGCTGTTCTCGACAAAATAGCAAGAAAGTGTCAACAAATTGAAAGAGCTCAAAGTCAGGGAAATTGTGGTGAGCGCGAACTTCGTGCGATAGATGACTGCTTAAGAAATGCACAGAGAATTTTGTATTTGCTACCTCTTGAGACGTATGAAGAATTGAACAGAAATCTGGATGAAATTCGAACAATGTCAACGCATTTGCGGAGTGAGGGAACTACAGCTTTTTCCGTTTCTCAAAGGAGCTCAG GTAGCCGAGGTAGACCAGCCATTCAAATAACACGTGACCAAATTGAATTTTTAATGAAGCAAGGTCACACAGTCAAGCGAATGGCAAGAATGTTAGGGTGCTCATCCTCATTTCTGTACAAGAGGTCCAAGCTGCTTGGTGTATCAATCAGGAGCAGAATGTCAGGAGTGGATGATGAAGAACTTGAAAATGTAGTGAGACGACTCCAATGCCAGTATCCAAATACTGGAAATGAG ATGATGCGAGCCTTACTGGTTGCAGAAGGATTGAGGGTTTCCCGGCATAGGGTTCGTGAGATGTTGGTCCGTATCAATCCAGCGGCTGCTGCAAGGAGATGGAGTAGCACAGTGGCTAGAAGAGTTTATCATGTGCCCTGTCCCAACAGTCTCTGGCACATTGATGGCAACATGCGCCTCATAAG ATGGGGCTTTGTGATTCATGGTGCAATCGATGGACATTCCCGACTAATCACATACCTAAATTGCAACACCAACAACTGTGCTAGTACTGTGCTGTCTCAGTTTATTCAAGCAACATGCCTTTACGGTCTGCCCTCTAGGGTAAGGTCAGATCACGGTGGTGAGAACATACAAGTGGCCTTGTTTATGAACCTTGTACAAGGACTTCAGCGCCGGAGTCACATTACTGGGGAATCTGTCCACAACCAAAGGATAgaacgtttacatttacatttacatttatgcatttggcagacgcttttatccaaagcaacttacagtgcacttgttacagggacaatcaccccggagcaacctggagttaagtgccttgctcaagggcccaacagtggcatcttggtggtgctggggcttgaacccccaaccttctggtcagtaaccctgagcctcaaccactga
- the LOC127643174 gene encoding uncharacterized protein LOC127643174 isoform X2, with translation MAAAVLDKIARKCQQIERAQSQGNCGERELRAIDDCLRNAQRILYLLPLETYEELNRNLDEIRTMSTHLRSEGTTAFSVSQRSSGSRGRPAIQITRDQIEFLMKQGHTVKRMARMLGCSSSFLYKRSKLLGVSIRSRMSGVDDEELENVVRRLQCQYPNTGNEMMRALLVAEGLRVSRHRVREMLVRINPAAAARRWSSTVARRVYHVPCPNSLWHIDGNMRLIRWGFVIHGAIDGHSRLITYLNCNTNNCASTVLSQFIQATCLYGLPSRVRSDHGGENIQVALFMNLVQGLQRRSHITGESVHNQRIERLHLHLHLCIWQTLLSKATYSALVTGTITPEQPGVKCLAQGPNSGILVVLGLEPPTF, from the exons ATGGCGGCAGCTGTTCTCGACAAAATAGCAAGAAAGTGTCAACAAATTGAAAGAGCTCAAAGTCAGGGAAATTGTGGTGAGCGCGAACTTCGTGCGATAGATGACTGCTTAAGAAATGCACAGAGAATTTTGTATTTGCTACCTCTTGAGACGTATGAAGAATTGAACAGAAATCTGGATGAAATTCGAACAATGTCAACGCATTTGCGGAGTGAGGGAACTACAGCTTTTTCCGTTTCTCAAAGGAGCTCAG GTAGCCGAGGTAGACCAGCCATTCAAATAACACGTGACCAAATTGAATTTTTAATGAAGCAAGGTCACACAGTCAAGCGAATGGCAAGAATGTTAGGGTGCTCATCCTCATTTCTGTACAAGAGGTCCAAGCTGCTTGGTGTATCAATCAGGAGCAGAATGTCAGGAGTGGATGATGAAGAACTTGAAAATGTAGTGAGACGACTCCAATGCCAGTATCCAAATACTGGAAATGAG ATGATGCGAGCCTTACTGGTTGCAGAAGGATTGAGGGTTTCCCGGCATAGGGTTCGTGAGATGTTGGTCCGTATCAATCCAGCGGCTGCTGCAAGGAGATGGAGTAGCACAGTGGCTAGAAGAGTTTATCATGTGCCCTGTCCCAACAGTCTCTGGCACATTGATGGCAACATGCGCCTCATAAG ATGGGGCTTTGTGATTCATGGTGCAATCGATGGACATTCCCGACTAATCACATACCTAAATTGCAACACCAACAACTGTGCTAGTACTGTGCTGTCTCAGTTTATTCAAGCAACATGCCTTTACGGTCTGCCCTCTAGGGTAAGGTCAGATCACGGTGGTGAGAACATACAAGTGGCCTTGTTTATGAACCTTGTACAAGGACTTCAGCGCCGGAGTCACATTACTGGGGAATCTGTCCACAACCAAAGGATAgaacgtttacatttacatttacatttatgcatttggcagacgcttttatccaaagcaacttacagtgcacttgttacagggacaatcaccccggagcaacctggagttaagtgccttgctcaagggcccaacagtggcatcttggtggtgctggggcttgaacccccaaccttctg A